Proteins co-encoded in one Halorussus vallis genomic window:
- a CDS encoding CDC48 family AAA ATPase, with amino-acid sequence MNEVQLEVAKAYPNDSGRGIARLDPDTLLHLKLSPGDIIEIEGGDTTAAKVWRADRQDWNTDTVRIDGFTRQNADVGIGERVEIRKADAEKADKLVLAPPEEASVQFGSDAAGMVKRQILKRPVVERDIVPVMSSTNHPFMRSPGQAIPLIAVETEPDGVCLITEDTEVELREEPISGFEKTGGGITYEDIGGLENEIQRVREMVELPMKHPQIFKKLGIEPPQGVLLHGPPGTGKTLLAKAVANETSASFFSIAGPEIISKYYGESEQQLREIFEDASEESPAIIFIDELDSIAPKREDVTGEVERRVVAQLLTMMDGLEARGQVIVIAATNRVDSVDPALRRPGRFDREIEIGVPDETGREEILQIHTRGMPLSDDVALDSLANDTHGFVGADIESLTKEAAMKALRRYLPEIDLDEEDIPPSLIDRMIVKREDFNGALNEVEPSAMREVLVELPKISWDDVGGLEQAQQEVKESVEWPLSSPEKFRRMGINPPSGVLLYGPPGTGKTLMAKAVANETNANFISVRGPQLLSKWVGESEKAIRQTFRKARQVSPTIIFFDELDSLAPSRSQEVGSNVSERVVNQLLTELDGLEEKGDVMVIGATNRPDMIDPALIRSGRFDRLVMIGQPDQEGREQILKIHTDDTPLSADVSLRELSEVTDGYVGSDLESIAREAAIEALREDDDATEVEMRHFRQAMENVRPTITEDLMDYYEQMKDEFKGGTSSPDQGRRGGRIGFQ; translated from the coding sequence ATGAATGAAGTTCAACTAGAGGTGGCGAAGGCGTACCCGAACGACTCGGGGCGCGGCATCGCCCGCCTCGACCCCGATACGCTGCTTCACCTGAAGCTCAGCCCGGGCGATATCATCGAGATCGAGGGCGGTGACACCACCGCCGCGAAGGTGTGGCGCGCAGACCGGCAGGACTGGAACACCGACACCGTCCGCATCGACGGTTTCACGCGTCAGAACGCGGACGTCGGCATCGGCGAGCGCGTCGAGATCCGGAAGGCCGACGCTGAGAAGGCCGACAAACTCGTCCTCGCGCCGCCCGAGGAGGCCAGCGTCCAGTTCGGCTCCGACGCCGCGGGCATGGTCAAGCGCCAGATTCTCAAGCGCCCCGTGGTCGAGCGCGACATCGTTCCCGTGATGTCGAGCACGAACCACCCGTTCATGCGCTCGCCCGGCCAGGCGATTCCGCTCATCGCGGTCGAAACCGAGCCGGACGGCGTCTGCCTCATCACCGAGGACACCGAGGTCGAACTGCGCGAGGAGCCCATCTCGGGCTTCGAGAAGACCGGCGGCGGCATCACCTACGAGGACATCGGCGGCCTCGAGAACGAGATTCAGCGCGTCCGGGAGATGGTCGAACTCCCGATGAAGCACCCCCAGATATTCAAGAAACTGGGCATCGAGCCGCCACAGGGCGTGCTGCTCCACGGCCCGCCCGGCACGGGTAAGACGCTGCTCGCCAAGGCGGTCGCCAACGAGACCTCCGCGAGTTTCTTCTCCATCGCGGGGCCCGAGATCATCTCGAAGTACTACGGCGAGTCCGAACAACAACTCCGTGAGATATTCGAGGACGCCAGCGAGGAGTCGCCGGCCATCATCTTCATCGACGAACTCGACTCCATCGCGCCCAAGCGCGAGGACGTGACCGGCGAGGTCGAACGTCGCGTCGTCGCCCAGTTGCTGACGATGATGGACGGCCTGGAGGCTCGCGGGCAGGTCATCGTCATCGCGGCGACGAACCGGGTCGACTCGGTCGACCCCGCGCTCCGGCGACCCGGCCGCTTCGACCGCGAGATCGAAATCGGCGTCCCGGACGAGACGGGCCGCGAGGAGATACTCCAGATTCACACCCGCGGGATGCCGCTGTCGGACGACGTGGCGCTGGACTCGCTGGCCAACGACACCCACGGCTTCGTCGGCGCCGACATCGAGAGCCTGACCAAGGAGGCGGCGATGAAGGCGCTCCGGCGCTACCTCCCCGAGATCGACCTCGACGAGGAGGACATCCCGCCGAGCCTCATCGACCGGATGATCGTCAAGCGCGAGGACTTCAACGGCGCGCTCAACGAGGTCGAACCCTCGGCGATGCGCGAGGTCCTCGTCGAACTCCCGAAGATATCCTGGGACGACGTCGGCGGCCTCGAACAGGCCCAACAGGAGGTCAAAGAGAGCGTCGAGTGGCCCCTCTCCTCGCCCGAGAAGTTCCGGCGGATGGGCATCAACCCGCCGAGCGGCGTGCTGCTGTACGGCCCGCCCGGCACGGGCAAGACCCTGATGGCGAAGGCGGTGGCCAACGAAACCAACGCCAACTTCATCAGCGTTCGCGGCCCGCAACTGCTGTCGAAGTGGGTCGGCGAGTCCGAGAAGGCCATCCGCCAGACGTTCCGGAAGGCCCGCCAGGTCTCCCCGACCATCATCTTCTTCGACGAACTGGACAGTCTCGCGCCGTCCCGGAGCCAGGAGGTCGGCTCGAACGTCTCCGAGCGCGTGGTCAACCAGTTACTGACCGAACTCGACGGTCTGGAGGAGAAGGGCGACGTGATGGTCATCGGCGCGACCAACCGCCCGGACATGATCGACCCCGCGCTCATCCGCTCGGGCCGGTTCGACCGCCTCGTGATGATCGGCCAGCCAGACCAGGAGGGCCGCGAGCAGATCCTGAAGATTCACACCGACGACACGCCGCTGTCGGCCGACGTGAGCCTGCGGGAACTGTCCGAGGTCACCGACGGCTACGTCGGTAGCGACCTCGAGTCCATCGCGCGGGAGGCCGCCATCGAGGCGCTCCGCGAGGACGACGACGCCACGGAGGTCGAGATGCGCCACTTCCGCCAGGCGATGGAGAACGTCCGACCGACCATCACCGAGGACCTGATGGACTACTACGAGCAGATGAAAGACGAGTTCAAGGGCGGCACGTCCAGCCCCGACCAGGGTCGCCGCGGCGGCCGTATCGGTTTCCAGTAG
- a CDS encoding GNAT family N-acetyltransferase has protein sequence MDESDTGGREADADAGESDADADVRVRNYDPDRDAEALWELKRGFELGLGDGTGGDEKRERYEAKLSDDYRRRYLDWVRWCATHDPRCVTVAEASSESDDASATDGESRVDLVGYVFVLPQQLAMIWDAAVLNEIYVAPERRGSGVADDLMAAAVELARDQDLPLGRLVLDVDRENERAGAFYARHGFEHWGEMVARELESDGQETSSQ, from the coding sequence ATGGACGAGTCGGACACCGGCGGACGCGAGGCGGACGCCGACGCGGGCGAGTCGGACGCAGACGCGGACGTGCGCGTGCGCAACTACGACCCCGACCGAGACGCCGAGGCGCTCTGGGAACTCAAGCGCGGATTCGAACTGGGACTCGGGGACGGAACGGGCGGCGACGAAAAGCGCGAGCGGTACGAGGCGAAACTGAGCGACGACTACCGGCGGCGCTACCTCGATTGGGTTCGCTGGTGCGCGACCCACGACCCCCGGTGCGTGACGGTCGCCGAGGCGTCGTCGGAGTCCGACGACGCCTCGGCGACCGACGGCGAGAGCAGGGTCGACCTCGTCGGCTACGTCTTTGTCCTCCCCCAGCAGTTGGCGATGATCTGGGACGCGGCCGTGCTGAACGAGATATACGTCGCTCCGGAGCGCCGAGGGAGCGGCGTCGCCGACGACCTGATGGCCGCCGCGGTCGAACTCGCCCGCGACCAGGACCTGCCCCTCGGCCGACTCGTACTGGACGTCGACCGCGAGAACGAACGCGCCGGGGCGTTCTACGCGCGCCACGGCTTCGAACACTGGGGCGAGATGGTCGCCCGCGAACTGGAGAGCGACGGTCAGGAGACGTCGAGCCAGTAG
- a CDS encoding twin-arginine translocation signal domain-containing protein, giving the protein MSRDSFSRRSFLESAGAVTVAAAIAGCTGSQGQDGGRETTGGSTPTTTAGAGGGGTTTDGPDGGDGNAGDRPLFLRRMVFPYPERLGDDLRQKIIIVTDRKDQRPDQLKGVDQKAVGECTFDGQWPPKNLNVWEGLLVDAQNSDQLRGFFGPNPTVRATQLVERNTIFVEGQPSDVPLGTPFVVSSVDKCPGDLVGVEATKIPGVEVKTGSGVSTGDTTSG; this is encoded by the coding sequence GTGTCCCGCGATAGCTTCTCGCGTCGGTCGTTCCTCGAATCGGCCGGCGCAGTGACGGTCGCGGCGGCGATTGCAGGGTGTACCGGGAGTCAGGGTCAGGACGGCGGACGGGAGACGACGGGCGGTTCGACGCCGACCACGACCGCCGGGGCCGGCGGTGGGGGTACCACTACGGACGGCCCCGACGGCGGCGACGGCAACGCGGGCGACAGACCGCTGTTCCTCCGGCGGATGGTGTTTCCGTACCCCGAACGACTCGGCGACGACCTCCGCCAGAAGATCATCATCGTGACCGACCGCAAGGACCAGCGCCCCGACCAGTTGAAGGGCGTCGACCAGAAGGCGGTCGGCGAGTGCACCTTCGACGGCCAGTGGCCGCCGAAGAACCTCAACGTCTGGGAGGGGTTGCTGGTCGACGCGCAGAACTCCGACCAGTTGCGGGGCTTCTTCGGGCCGAATCCGACGGTGCGGGCCACCCAACTGGTCGAGCGCAACACCATCTTCGTTGAAGGACAACCGTCGGACGTTCCGCTGGGGACGCCGTTCGTCGTCAGCAGCGTCGACAAGTGCCCGGGCGACCTCGTCGGCGTCGAGGCCACGAAGATTCCCGGCGTCGAGGTCAAGACCGGTTCGGGCGTGAGCACCGGCGACACCACGAGCGGGTAG
- the ppc gene encoding phosphoenolpyruvate carboxylase — MDLHARDVRRDVRELGALLGDVLEDQTSAEAFDLVEAVRTAAIDYRRGEVASREDLREKLRDLPADQEGVVARAFTTYFELINLAEERERVRAVRRGNQEGTLADSVAAAAETLAEQGADETTVQRVLDDVLIEPTFTAHPTEARRKTVKAKLRSVADDLETLDERRLTDREEDRVERDLEAEVTSLWQTPQVRRRRPEVTDEALNVQWYLENTLFDVVGEVYDELERELGERFDGLDVPKLFEFRSWAGSDRDGNPYVTPEVTAETLERQREVVVARYREELKRLSGVLSQDDRSVAVGDRLRERLDADRERLPGVAAEAEERYPDEPYRQKLKLMRERLDRVGGVRPGEYEDAEDLLTDLDAIGESLRESGAETVADTKVDPLRRKVATFGLSLASLDLRDHQENHTTAVSEALAREGIDYEAMDEDERVEVLTEAMLEDDPVVDVEDTADLSETAARVLTLFARTADWQAEYGTHAIDTYCISMTEEPSHVLEVLFLADQADIVDLPGYAGIDVVPLLETESALSGARRIMGTLFENEAYSAALEARGGTQEVMLGYSDSNKENGFLAANWSLYRNQKRLAAICDDYDVNLRLFHGRGGSISRGGGPMNDALLALPNETVTGQVKFTEQGEAIAEKYANPRIAERNLEQMLDAQLRARHEAIREPTEDVPEEWFAAMETAADAARETYRDLLDTDGFVSYFEQATPITVIEELNLGSRPASRSGERTVEDLRAIPWVFSWTQARCILPGWYSLAAGLDAYLDSGGDLETLRQMYDEWPFFRTTLDNAALALARTDLEIAAEYAGLADADLRERFFPIVESEYVRAVDLVTDISGRDSLLSREWLEESLTRRNPYVDPLNLLQTHLLAQTHLTEDERRTLRLTVKGIAAGMKNTG, encoded by the coding sequence ATGGACTTACACGCCAGGGACGTTCGTCGGGACGTGCGCGAACTCGGGGCGTTGCTCGGTGACGTGCTGGAGGACCAGACCTCCGCCGAGGCGTTCGACCTCGTCGAGGCGGTCCGGACCGCCGCCATCGACTACCGCCGCGGGGAGGTCGCCTCGCGCGAGGACCTCCGCGAGAAACTCCGGGACCTCCCGGCCGACCAGGAGGGCGTCGTCGCCCGAGCGTTCACCACCTACTTCGAACTCATCAACCTCGCCGAGGAGCGCGAGCGGGTGCGGGCGGTTCGAAGGGGGAACCAGGAGGGGACGCTGGCCGACAGCGTCGCGGCCGCCGCGGAGACGCTCGCCGAGCAGGGTGCGGACGAAACGACCGTCCAGCGGGTGCTCGACGACGTGCTCATCGAACCGACGTTCACCGCCCACCCGACCGAGGCCCGCCGGAAGACGGTGAAGGCCAAACTCCGGTCGGTCGCCGACGACCTCGAAACCCTCGACGAGCGGCGGCTCACCGACCGCGAGGAGGACCGCGTCGAGCGCGACCTCGAAGCCGAGGTGACCAGCCTCTGGCAGACCCCGCAGGTCCGGCGCCGACGCCCTGAGGTCACCGACGAGGCGCTGAACGTCCAGTGGTACCTCGAGAACACGCTCTTCGACGTGGTCGGCGAGGTGTACGACGAACTGGAGCGGGAACTCGGCGAGCGCTTCGATGGCCTCGACGTGCCGAAACTGTTCGAGTTCCGGTCGTGGGCCGGCAGCGACCGCGACGGCAACCCCTACGTCACCCCCGAGGTGACCGCCGAGACGCTCGAACGCCAGCGCGAGGTCGTGGTCGCGCGCTACCGCGAGGAACTCAAGCGCCTCTCGGGCGTGCTGAGCCAGGACGACCGGAGCGTCGCCGTCGGCGACCGCCTCCGCGAACGCCTCGACGCCGACCGCGAGCGCCTGCCGGGCGTGGCGGCGGAGGCCGAGGAGCGCTACCCCGACGAACCCTACCGACAGAAACTGAAGCTGATGCGCGAGCGCCTCGACCGCGTGGGCGGAGTCCGGCCCGGCGAGTACGAGGACGCCGAGGACCTGCTGACCGACCTCGACGCCATCGGCGAGAGCCTGCGGGAGAGCGGCGCCGAAACCGTCGCGGACACCAAGGTCGACCCGCTCCGCCGGAAGGTCGCGACCTTCGGCCTGTCGCTGGCCAGCCTCGACCTCCGAGACCACCAGGAGAACCACACGACCGCGGTCTCCGAGGCGCTGGCCCGCGAGGGCATCGACTACGAGGCGATGGACGAGGACGAGCGCGTCGAGGTGCTGACCGAGGCGATGCTGGAGGACGACCCCGTCGTGGACGTCGAGGACACCGCCGACCTCTCGGAGACCGCGGCGCGCGTACTCACCCTCTTCGCCCGGACCGCCGACTGGCAGGCCGAGTACGGCACCCACGCCATCGACACCTACTGCATCAGCATGACCGAGGAGCCGAGCCACGTCCTCGAAGTGCTGTTCCTGGCCGACCAGGCCGACATCGTCGACCTGCCGGGCTACGCCGGAATCGACGTGGTGCCGCTGCTCGAAACCGAGTCGGCGCTCTCGGGCGCCCGGCGAATCATGGGCACGCTGTTCGAGAACGAGGCCTACTCGGCGGCGCTCGAAGCCCGCGGCGGCACGCAAGAGGTGATGCTCGGCTACTCGGACTCCAACAAGGAGAACGGCTTCCTCGCCGCCAACTGGAGCCTCTACCGTAACCAGAAGCGACTCGCGGCCATCTGCGACGACTACGACGTGAACCTCCGGCTGTTCCACGGCCGGGGCGGCTCCATCTCGCGGGGCGGCGGCCCGATGAACGACGCGCTGTTGGCGCTGCCGAACGAGACGGTCACCGGTCAGGTCAAGTTCACCGAGCAGGGCGAGGCCATCGCCGAGAAGTACGCCAACCCCCGCATCGCCGAGCGCAATCTCGAACAGATGCTCGACGCCCAACTGCGCGCCCGCCACGAAGCCATCCGCGAACCCACCGAAGACGTGCCCGAGGAGTGGTTCGCCGCGATGGAGACCGCGGCCGACGCCGCCCGCGAAACCTACCGCGACCTGCTCGACACCGACGGCTTCGTCTCGTACTTCGAGCAGGCGACGCCCATCACGGTCATCGAGGAACTCAACCTCGGGTCGCGGCCCGCCTCGCGGTCGGGCGAGCGCACCGTCGAGGACCTCCGGGCGATTCCGTGGGTGTTCTCGTGGACCCAGGCGCGGTGCATCCTGCCGGGGTGGTACTCGCTCGCGGCGGGGCTGGACGCCTATTTAGACTCCGGCGGCGACCTCGAAACCCTCCGGCAGATGTACGACGAGTGGCCGTTCTTCCGGACGACCCTCGACAACGCCGCGCTCGCGCTTGCGCGCACCGACCTAGAGATCGCCGCCGAGTACGCCGGGTTGGCCGACGCCGACCTCCGCGAGCGGTTCTTCCCGATCGTCGAGTCGGAGTACGTCCGCGCGGTCGACCTCGTGACCGACATCTCGGGGCGGGACTCGCTGCTCTCCCGCGAGTGGCTCGAAGAGAGCCTGACCCGCCGGAACCCCTACGTCGACCCGCTGAACCTGCTCCAGACCCACCTGCTCGCCCAGACCCACCTCACCGAGGACGAACGGCGCACCCTCCGGTTGACGGTGAAGGGCATCGCCGCCGGGATGAAGAACACCGGGTGA
- a CDS encoding DedA family protein, which yields MFEGLGQTALGFVSKYGFVAVAVFTFLEASMLFPLLPSEVVVPGAAALRVRGPVSFALFVAAIVVGTTTGSLFAYWVFGRKGHAAVEGRGGWVNVSESKVERSREWFQRWGESSVLWGRLLPVLRSVISIPAGFSGMARWKFTLYSAVGAAAFGVAITLLVRTGMSLAGIPSP from the coding sequence GTGTTCGAAGGGCTCGGTCAGACCGCGCTCGGCTTCGTCTCGAAGTACGGGTTCGTAGCCGTCGCGGTGTTCACTTTCCTCGAGGCGTCGATGCTATTTCCGCTCCTGCCGAGCGAGGTCGTCGTCCCCGGCGCGGCGGCGCTTCGAGTGCGCGGGCCGGTGTCGTTCGCGCTGTTCGTAGCGGCCATCGTCGTCGGGACGACCACCGGGAGCCTGTTCGCCTACTGGGTGTTCGGCAGGAAGGGCCACGCCGCCGTGGAGGGTCGCGGCGGGTGGGTGAACGTCTCGGAGTCGAAGGTCGAGCGGAGCCGCGAGTGGTTCCAGCGGTGGGGCGAGAGTTCGGTGCTGTGGGGCCGACTCCTGCCGGTCCTGCGGTCGGTCATCTCGATTCCCGCCGGCTTCTCCGGGATGGCTCGCTGGAAGTTCACGCTCTACTCGGCGGTCGGCGCCGCGGCGTTCGGCGTCGCCATCACCCTGCTGGTCCGGACCGGGATGTCGCTGGCGGGGATTCCGTCGCCGTAG
- a CDS encoding transcription factor S: MQFCDECGSMMKSMGSKMVCSNCEHTVEKDEEKAAQFVSTEKQGDSEVIETEEGADFEGKPTANDVHCDECGHGTAWYTIKQTASADEPPTRFFKCQECGHRWREYS, encoded by the coding sequence ATGCAATTCTGCGACGAGTGCGGCTCCATGATGAAGTCGATGGGGTCGAAGATGGTGTGTTCGAACTGCGAGCACACCGTCGAGAAGGACGAGGAGAAGGCCGCGCAGTTCGTCAGCACCGAGAAGCAGGGCGACTCAGAGGTGATCGAAACCGAGGAGGGTGCCGACTTCGAGGGCAAGCCCACCGCGAACGACGTCCACTGCGACGAGTGCGGCCACGGGACGGCGTGGTACACCATCAAGCAGACCGCGTCGGCCGACGAACCGCCGACGCGTTTCTTCAAGTGCCAGGAGTGCGGCCACCGCTGGCGGGAATACAGTTGA
- a CDS encoding DCC1-like thiol-disulfide oxidoreductase family protein yields MNDATLVYDDDCGFCAWWADYVAADAGVEVVGFAELTPDLRDHLPDDYEECSHLLVDGERYSCGASIEEALTRTSLGADLRPAVEFLRNFEDYERLRESAYRWVAENRGLLGQFLSKELSAGTESDRG; encoded by the coding sequence GTGAACGACGCGACGCTCGTCTACGACGACGACTGCGGTTTCTGCGCGTGGTGGGCCGACTACGTCGCGGCCGACGCCGGCGTCGAGGTCGTGGGCTTCGCCGAACTGACGCCCGACCTCCGCGACCACCTACCCGACGACTACGAGGAGTGTTCGCACCTGCTCGTCGACGGCGAACGCTACTCCTGTGGCGCGTCGATTGAAGAGGCGCTCACCCGCACCTCGCTCGGCGCGGACCTCCGGCCGGCGGTCGAGTTCCTGCGGAACTTCGAGGATTACGAGCGACTTCGGGAGTCGGCGTACCGGTGGGTGGCGGAGAACCGGGGGTTGCTGGGGCAGTTCCTCTCGAAGGAGTTGTCGGCGGGAACGGAGTCTGACCGCGGGTAG
- a CDS encoding MFS transporter yields MAGWQTAASLCYYSIFAATAFVREDFDVSRTLVGVFLTAAMVGYTLNLFPSGAVVDGFGERPAMVVGLLALAGGAVAVSLAPTYLTLLGAGVVLGGAYAVAMPASNKGILASAPRGRENLAMGIKQVGVTAGSGAASLVVTGVAAVFAWRAGFRAIAVVAVAYAAVFALSYDGTAGSGSLELPRFSELRADRAYLLLVAAGLFVGATLFSTIGYVVLYATDVGDAGPAAAGVVLALAQGTGSLGRVGAGSLADRFGGARGAATIALGQLAAAAGLFALLAVGVGTLAEIAAVFGALGFTVLGSTGVYYSCLGDLVAGDEVGTATAGGQTAINVGGLLAPPAFGYLADTLGYGAGWTALAALSAAGALLLVAVRRETAA; encoded by the coding sequence ATCGCGGGCTGGCAGACCGCCGCGAGCCTCTGTTACTACAGCATCTTCGCCGCCACCGCGTTTGTCCGCGAGGACTTCGACGTCTCGCGGACGCTCGTCGGGGTGTTCCTGACGGCGGCGATGGTCGGTTACACGCTGAACCTCTTCCCGAGCGGCGCCGTCGTCGACGGGTTCGGTGAGCGCCCCGCGATGGTCGTGGGCCTGCTCGCGCTCGCCGGCGGGGCGGTCGCCGTCTCGCTCGCGCCGACGTACCTCACCCTGCTCGGGGCGGGCGTGGTGCTCGGCGGCGCCTACGCCGTCGCGATGCCGGCCTCGAACAAGGGCATCCTCGCGTCGGCGCCCCGAGGCCGCGAGAACCTCGCGATGGGAATCAAGCAGGTCGGCGTCACCGCGGGTAGCGGCGCGGCGTCGCTGGTCGTTACCGGCGTCGCGGCGGTGTTCGCGTGGCGGGCCGGCTTTCGGGCCATCGCCGTCGTCGCCGTCGCGTACGCCGCCGTCTTCGCGCTCAGCTACGACGGAACCGCGGGGTCGGGGTCGCTGGAACTGCCGAGATTCTCGGAACTCCGGGCCGACCGGGCGTACCTGCTCCTGGTGGCGGCGGGGCTGTTCGTCGGCGCGACCCTCTTCTCGACCATCGGGTACGTCGTCCTCTACGCGACCGACGTCGGCGACGCGGGTCCGGCCGCGGCCGGGGTCGTGCTCGCGCTTGCGCAGGGGACCGGCAGTCTCGGCCGGGTCGGCGCGGGGTCGCTGGCCGACCGCTTCGGCGGCGCCCGCGGCGCGGCGACCATCGCGCTCGGCCAGTTGGCGGCCGCGGCCGGACTGTTCGCACTGCTGGCGGTCGGGGTCGGGACGCTCGCGGAAATCGCGGCCGTCTTCGGCGCGCTCGGATTCACCGTGCTCGGCTCGACGGGGGTCTACTACTCCTGTCTGGGCGACCTCGTCGCCGGCGACGAGGTCGGGACCGCGACCGCGGGCGGCCAGACCGCCATCAACGTCGGCGGCCTGCTGGCCCCGCCCGCGTTCGGCTACCTCGCCGACACCCTCGGCTACGGGGCCGGGTGGACCGCGCTGGCGGCGCTGTCGGCGGCGGGGGCGCTCCTGCTGGTGGCGGTTCGGCGCGAGACGGCGGCGTAA
- a CDS encoding DUF502 domain-containing protein: MATPDASADGPPADETLWEEMLDVLMTGIAIIVPLVVTIYLIEMGLDFVTDALQPFIRLLEWAGIIQQFERVELISALIELGIYRHVIDFLTEIIAVFILLGGVVLVGSVGQHHYGQRVIGFFDMAISSIPGIGTVYKSFRRMGDVMLDEGAENFKEIKLVQSLDDDMYLLAFETASSPATVEEATGHEEMVTLFIPMAPNPVTGGFLTHVPEHKVYDVDMTIEEGVRSILTSGIAAGDGPGKQQLTMGDLDQLTDIDLQEAITVEDPGLVHSDDDEKSE, encoded by the coding sequence GTGGCCACTCCAGACGCTTCAGCCGACGGGCCGCCCGCCGACGAAACCCTCTGGGAGGAGATGCTCGACGTGTTGATGACGGGCATCGCCATCATCGTCCCGCTCGTCGTCACCATCTATCTCATCGAGATGGGACTGGACTTCGTCACCGACGCGCTCCAGCCGTTCATCCGCCTGCTCGAGTGGGCGGGCATCATCCAACAGTTCGAGCGTGTCGAACTCATCTCCGCCCTCATCGAACTCGGCATCTACCGGCACGTCATCGACTTCCTGACCGAGATAATCGCGGTGTTCATCCTGCTCGGCGGCGTCGTGCTCGTCGGGTCGGTCGGCCAGCACCACTACGGCCAGCGGGTCATCGGCTTCTTCGACATGGCCATCTCGTCGATTCCGGGCATCGGCACCGTCTACAAGAGTTTCCGGCGGATGGGCGACGTGATGCTCGACGAGGGCGCGGAGAACTTCAAGGAGATCAAACTGGTCCAGAGCCTCGACGACGACATGTACCTGCTGGCGTTCGAGACGGCCAGTTCGCCCGCCACCGTCGAGGAGGCGACGGGCCACGAGGAGATGGTGACGCTGTTCATCCCGATGGCGCCGAACCCGGTCACCGGCGGGTTCCTCACCCACGTTCCCGAGCACAAGGTGTACGACGTGGACATGACCATCGAGGAGGGCGTCCGAAGCATCCTCACCAGCGGTATCGCCGCCGGCGACGGGCCCGGGAAACAGCAGTTGACGATGGGCGACCTCGACCAGTTGACCGACATCGACCTCCAGGAAGCTATCACGGTCGAGGACCCGGGACTGGTTCACAGCGATGACGACGAGAAGTCGGAGTGA